A region of Polynucleobacter sp. JS-Mosq-20-D10 DNA encodes the following proteins:
- a CDS encoding pitrilysin family protein, whose amino-acid sequence MRSTLFSFSLFLVVGCSSALAAPEVGQANTHEFQLSNGLKLIVREDHRAPTVAHMVWYRAGSMDEVNGKTGVAHVLEHMMFKGTHKVKSGEFSRLVAAVGGRENAFTSRDYTAYFQQVEKSKLDEVMRLEADRMSNLNFDDAEFLKEIQVVMEERRLRTEDNPSSLLNESLTATAYMSSPYRHPVVGWMNDLINMKAIDARDWYRSWYKPNNATVVIAGDVDPKVILRAVEKYYGVASARELPERKPQIEPVQKGTKRVQVKAPADSAQLAMAWKVPKLEVGRLDDDEPYALELLSAVLDGYDNARLNRTLVKQERVVNDVGVGYDMISRGPELFLISSSMAKGKTVEQAEKSIRKALKEVVDKGILESELKRVKVRILSDQIYKRDSIFGQAMEIGGTKMAGFSWKDIDVMLEKMQTITPAQVQAVAKKYLVDEGLTIAVLDPQARQSGESKQGGNRDAK is encoded by the coding sequence ATGCGTTCAACTTTATTCAGTTTTTCTCTCTTTTTAGTAGTCGGCTGTTCTAGTGCTTTGGCAGCCCCTGAGGTGGGACAAGCAAATACCCACGAATTTCAACTCTCCAATGGCCTCAAATTAATTGTGCGTGAAGATCATCGCGCACCTACAGTTGCACACATGGTTTGGTATCGCGCTGGCTCCATGGATGAAGTGAATGGTAAGACTGGGGTAGCTCATGTGTTGGAACACATGATGTTTAAGGGCACTCACAAAGTAAAGTCAGGCGAGTTCTCACGCTTAGTTGCGGCAGTTGGCGGTCGAGAAAATGCTTTTACCTCTCGTGATTACACAGCTTACTTTCAGCAAGTTGAAAAGTCTAAGCTTGATGAGGTGATGAGATTGGAGGCTGATCGTATGTCCAACCTCAATTTTGATGATGCAGAATTTCTGAAAGAAATTCAGGTGGTAATGGAAGAGCGTCGCCTGCGCACGGAAGATAATCCCAGTAGTTTGCTCAATGAATCACTCACTGCCACCGCATATATGAGCTCCCCTTATCGTCATCCGGTGGTTGGGTGGATGAATGATCTAATCAATATGAAAGCCATAGATGCACGCGATTGGTATCGTAGTTGGTACAAACCGAATAATGCAACGGTAGTCATTGCAGGCGATGTTGACCCTAAAGTGATTCTACGAGCGGTGGAAAAATACTACGGAGTTGCTTCCGCAAGAGAGTTACCAGAACGTAAGCCCCAGATTGAACCCGTGCAAAAAGGCACTAAGCGTGTGCAAGTAAAAGCGCCAGCTGATAGCGCGCAGCTTGCGATGGCATGGAAAGTCCCCAAGTTAGAAGTAGGGAGGCTGGATGATGATGAGCCTTATGCACTAGAGCTTTTGTCTGCTGTACTTGATGGTTATGACAACGCACGCTTAAATCGCACGCTAGTGAAGCAAGAACGTGTAGTAAATGATGTAGGCGTTGGTTATGACATGATCTCCAGAGGGCCTGAACTATTTTTAATCAGTAGCAGTATGGCTAAAGGCAAGACAGTTGAGCAGGCAGAGAAAAGTATTCGCAAAGCCTTGAAAGAAGTTGTTGATAAGGGAATCTTAGAGTCAGAGCTCAAGCGGGTAAAGGTACGTATTCTGTCAGATCAAATCTATAAGCGTGATTCAATTTTTGGTCAGGCCATGGAAATCGGTGGTACAAAGATGGCTGGATTCTCATGGAAAGATATTGATGTGATGCTAGAGAAGATGCAAACCATTACTCCCGCACAAGTCCAAGCTGTTGCAAAAAAATATTTAGTAGATGAAGGGCTCACCATAGCAGTGCTAGACCCACAAGCACGCCAGTCTGGCGAGAGCAAGCAAGGAGGCAATCGTGATGCTAAATAA
- the ftsY gene encoding signal recognition particle-docking protein FtsY — MFGLRKTLGSLFKSSQTDEAWFDALEESLILSDVGLPTTEQLISKLRKAAKSEKIASPEELKQLLIEEVAMLLKSLEPNPNPLYVHEQKTTPEVWLVIGVNGAGKTTTIGKLCKLFQSQGKSVLLAAGDTFRAAARNQLLEWGGRNQVDVIMQESGDAAAVAHDAIHAAISRKNDILIIDTAGRLATQDHLMEELKKVKRVIGKALPGAPHQTLLVLDGNTGQNGLSQVRAFHAALGLSALIVTKLDGTAKGGVICALAHTLSNGPNPAVLALGKGEGIDDLAPFTAAQYSSELFN, encoded by the coding sequence ATGTTCGGCCTACGTAAAACCCTCGGATCCCTATTCAAATCCAGTCAGACTGATGAAGCCTGGTTTGATGCCCTAGAAGAATCTCTCATTCTGAGCGATGTTGGCCTGCCCACGACTGAACAACTGATCAGCAAGCTCCGTAAAGCTGCCAAATCAGAAAAAATCGCTAGCCCGGAAGAACTCAAGCAACTACTGATCGAAGAAGTGGCGATGCTGCTGAAATCTTTGGAGCCCAATCCCAATCCCTTGTATGTCCATGAGCAAAAGACCACACCAGAGGTGTGGCTAGTGATAGGTGTCAATGGCGCTGGTAAGACCACCACGATCGGTAAACTCTGCAAACTTTTTCAGTCTCAAGGCAAGTCTGTCTTACTTGCAGCTGGTGACACTTTCCGAGCTGCGGCACGCAACCAGCTCCTTGAATGGGGCGGGCGTAATCAAGTTGATGTCATCATGCAAGAAAGTGGTGATGCGGCGGCAGTGGCTCACGATGCCATTCATGCGGCGATTTCTCGCAAAAACGATATTCTGATTATTGATACTGCTGGCAGACTAGCCACTCAAGACCACCTGATGGAGGAATTAAAGAAGGTTAAAAGAGTGATTGGTAAGGCCCTTCCTGGGGCACCTCACCAGACTTTGCTCGTTCTTGATGGCAATACTGGTCAAAACGGTTTAAGCCAAGTAAGGGCCTTTCATGCCGCTTTAGGACTTTCTGCCTTAATCGTGACTAAGTTGGATGGTACCGCTAAGGGCGGGGTAATCTGCGCACTTGCCCACACCCTCAGCAATGGGCCAAATCCAGCAGTTTTAGCCTTAGGCAAAGGTGAGGGAATTGATGATTTAGCCCCCTTCACGGCCGCACAATATTCTTCTGAATTATTCAATTAA
- the rpoH gene encoding RNA polymerase sigma factor RpoH has product MVPKKAYKPQLQARQTLPAAQTAAASLAFPMLPSLGVGTLDSYISYVNRVPMLSAAEELHLAQEFRRTENVDAAKTLVLSHLRLVVSVARQYLGYGIPHADLIQEGNIGLMKAVKRYDPNQGARLVSYAIHWIKAEIHEYILKNWRLVKVATTKAQRKLFFNLRSNKPTLAALTPNEVEALAKALDVKGSDVKEMEMRLAGGDIALEGDDADDESAYAPIQWLADNSQEPTEMMAAAATDALHGPQLDQALMALDERSRNIVQSRWLAMDADGNGTKTLHDLASEYGISAERVRQIETAALKKMRSLLQTEAA; this is encoded by the coding sequence ATGGTTCCAAAGAAAGCATACAAACCGCAATTGCAAGCAAGGCAAACACTGCCAGCAGCGCAGACTGCTGCGGCTTCACTTGCCTTTCCGATGCTACCCTCCTTGGGGGTTGGCACGCTCGACTCTTACATCTCCTATGTGAATCGCGTACCAATGCTCAGCGCTGCAGAGGAACTGCACCTTGCGCAAGAATTTCGTCGCACTGAAAATGTCGATGCTGCGAAGACCTTAGTTCTCTCGCACCTCCGTCTGGTGGTGTCCGTTGCTCGTCAGTACTTAGGCTATGGAATTCCTCATGCTGATTTAATTCAAGAAGGCAATATTGGTTTGATGAAGGCTGTCAAACGCTATGACCCTAACCAAGGTGCACGCTTGGTCTCTTACGCCATCCATTGGATTAAGGCAGAGATTCATGAGTACATTCTCAAAAATTGGCGCTTAGTCAAAGTTGCAACAACAAAAGCGCAACGTAAATTGTTCTTCAATCTGCGTAGTAATAAGCCTACTTTAGCTGCCCTGACACCAAATGAAGTTGAGGCTCTAGCAAAAGCACTGGATGTCAAAGGCTCTGACGTGAAAGAAATGGAGATGCGTCTTGCTGGTGGCGATATTGCCTTGGAGGGTGATGACGCTGATGATGAATCAGCCTATGCACCAATTCAATGGTTGGCTGATAACAGTCAAGAGCCTACTGAAATGATGGCCGCTGCTGCAACTGATGCATTACATGGTCCTCAGCTAGATCAAGCACTCATGGCATTAGATGAGCGAAGCCGCAATATTGTGCAATCACGTTGGTTGGCCATGGATGCAGACGGCAATGGTACAAAAACATTACATGATCTCGCCAGTGAATATGGCATTTCAGCTGAGCGCGTTCGTCAGATTGAAACTGCTGCGCTCAAAAAAATGCGCAGTCTCTTGCAAACCGAAGCTGCCTAA
- a CDS encoding SCO family protein, with protein sequence MLSLIGAALLACSPQQSFKNVDITGSKAFGTDFSLLDPDGKVKTLADFKGKAVLMFFGYTQCPDVCPTTLTEMQQVMTLLGPQADKVQVLFVTVDPERDTAAILKQYVPAFDSRFLGLRPADEVALEKVTKDFKVYYQKVPGTSSGSYTIDHMAGSYVFDPEGRLRLYIKHAQGAETLAQDLKELLK encoded by the coding sequence ATGTTGTCGCTGATCGGCGCAGCTCTGCTAGCTTGCAGTCCTCAGCAGAGCTTTAAGAATGTGGATATTACTGGGAGTAAGGCGTTTGGTACTGACTTCAGTTTGCTCGATCCTGATGGAAAGGTGAAAACACTTGCTGACTTTAAAGGTAAGGCTGTTTTGATGTTCTTTGGTTATACACAGTGTCCTGATGTTTGCCCTACAACGCTCACTGAGATGCAGCAGGTCATGACTTTATTGGGTCCTCAGGCAGATAAGGTGCAAGTGCTGTTTGTAACTGTGGATCCGGAAAGAGACACCGCAGCCATCTTAAAACAGTATGTGCCGGCATTTGATTCACGCTTCTTGGGCTTGCGCCCAGCTGATGAAGTGGCTTTAGAAAAGGTGACTAAGGACTTTAAGGTTTACTACCAGAAGGTGCCCGGCACGAGTTCCGGGTCATACACCATCGATCACATGGCAGGAAGTTATGTCTTTGATCCAGAAGGGCGTTTACGTCTCTATATCAAGCATGCGCAAGGTGCTGAGACCTTGGCGCAAGACTTAAAGGAACTTCTGAAGTAA
- the cyoE gene encoding heme o synthase, translated as MSSPTSSNPVAMPRWRQYWVLTKPRVTQLAVFCAVIGMFLATPGMVPYPVLIGGIVGIWLLAGAAFAMNCLIEQAVDAKMKRTAWRPSATGEVTPFHITVFSIILGGSGMVILWNFCNPLTMWLTLATFVGYAVIYTWLLKPATPQNIVIGGLSGAMPPALGWAAVTNTVSAEAWLLVLIIFVWTPPHFWALALYRRDDYVQSGLPMLPVTHGERFTLLNILLYTLILIAATLLPYIYGMSGVIYLISAIILGLIFLAYVIALFVSYSDALAKKTFRFSITYLSLLFVVLLIDHYFV; from the coding sequence ATGAGTAGTCCAACTTCCTCCAATCCTGTAGCGATGCCACGTTGGCGTCAATATTGGGTTCTTACCAAGCCCCGCGTCACGCAGTTGGCAGTGTTCTGTGCAGTAATAGGCATGTTCTTGGCTACACCCGGTATGGTGCCTTACCCAGTTCTGATTGGCGGCATTGTTGGGATTTGGTTATTGGCAGGAGCAGCTTTTGCAATGAATTGTTTAATCGAGCAAGCCGTCGATGCCAAGATGAAGCGAACCGCTTGGAGACCGTCCGCAACTGGCGAAGTGACGCCTTTTCACATTACTGTTTTCTCGATTATTCTCGGTGGTTCGGGAATGGTCATTCTATGGAACTTCTGTAACCCATTAACCATGTGGCTCACCTTAGCAACTTTTGTCGGTTACGCAGTAATCTATACCTGGTTACTTAAGCCTGCTACGCCTCAGAATATTGTCATTGGCGGCCTCTCGGGTGCTATGCCGCCTGCCTTGGGTTGGGCGGCAGTTACTAATACTGTGTCAGCAGAAGCCTGGCTCTTGGTGCTGATCATTTTTGTTTGGACTCCCCCACACTTTTGGGCTCTCGCTTTATACCGTCGCGATGATTATGTGCAAAGTGGTCTACCAATGCTGCCAGTGACACATGGAGAGCGTTTTACGCTGCTCAATATTTTGTTATATACATTGATTTTGATTGCAGCTACTTTATTGCCATATATTTATGGCATGAGTGGCGTGATCTATTTGATCTCAGCAATCATTCTGGGTTTGATATTCCTCGCATATGTCATTGCTTTGTTTGTTTCTTACAGCGATGCGCTAGCGAAGAAGACTTTTCGTTTTTCAATTACGTATTTGTCTCTACTTTTTGTAGTGCTATTAATTGACCACTATTTCGTTTGA
- a CDS encoding heme A synthase — protein sequence MSSMLLLAELAAIAIVFAGLPLAYLWTRPSYNFFQKLNWVLVFMTFDLIVFGAFTRLTDSGLGCPDWPGCYGTSNPWHAISEIQQAEANMPTGPVTVIKAWIEMIHRYLAMTVGALILIQVAVAWSKFRSLGKKPVLGSLGLLILVCIQGAFGAWTVTLKLQPIIVTIHLMLALVLLACLTTYAQQEWMGQPSSAIRLQSKPLSAKLLLLAAVILCTQIFLGAWVSTNYAVLACPDFPTCMDRLWPETAWQEGFTLWRGLGLNAQGESITPVALQTIHWAHRVFAMVAVVVLGTLGISALGLSNSKSSGMGRIAKLLLGLPILQALTGISNVVFQWPLLAALMHTAGSAALVFCLVRLVQWSSWTAPIHIKMSKSL from the coding sequence ATGAGTAGCATGCTATTGCTTGCGGAGTTAGCTGCAATCGCAATTGTCTTTGCAGGCCTACCTTTGGCCTATCTCTGGACTAGGCCGTCTTATAACTTTTTCCAAAAGCTTAATTGGGTCTTGGTTTTTATGACTTTTGACTTGATTGTCTTTGGCGCTTTTACTCGCTTAACGGATTCTGGTCTGGGATGCCCTGATTGGCCTGGTTGTTATGGAACATCAAATCCATGGCACGCCATTAGTGAGATCCAGCAAGCTGAAGCTAACATGCCTACGGGTCCTGTGACTGTCATCAAGGCTTGGATTGAAATGATTCATCGCTACTTAGCAATGACAGTCGGAGCGCTGATTTTGATTCAGGTGGCAGTTGCCTGGAGCAAGTTCCGTAGCTTGGGCAAGAAACCTGTATTGGGCAGCCTTGGCTTACTGATTTTGGTATGTATCCAAGGGGCATTTGGTGCCTGGACAGTCACACTAAAATTGCAGCCTATTATTGTGACGATTCACTTAATGTTGGCTTTAGTTTTGTTGGCGTGTTTAACGACTTATGCCCAACAAGAGTGGATGGGTCAACCTTCTTCAGCTATTCGCTTACAGAGCAAACCCCTTTCTGCGAAGTTACTTTTACTTGCAGCAGTCATCTTGTGTACACAAATCTTTTTAGGTGCATGGGTGAGTACTAATTACGCTGTATTGGCTTGCCCTGATTTTCCAACTTGCATGGATCGTCTTTGGCCGGAAACAGCTTGGCAAGAGGGCTTCACCCTATGGCGTGGCTTGGGCCTGAATGCTCAAGGCGAATCCATTACACCTGTCGCTTTGCAAACAATCCATTGGGCGCATCGTGTGTTTGCTATGGTTGCTGTAGTAGTCCTTGGCACCTTAGGAATAAGCGCTCTTGGCTTAAGTAATTCCAAATCATCGGGAATGGGTAGGATTGCCAAGTTATTATTGGGCTTGCCCATTCTTCAAGCTCTGACTGGTATTTCTAATGTGGTTTTTCAGTGGCCTCTCCTTGCTGCCTTAATGCATACCGCAGGTTCTGCTGCATTGGTGTTCTGTTTGGTTCGTTTAGTCCAATGGTCCTCTTGGACTGCCCCCATTCACATTAAGATGTCTAAATCATTATGA
- a CDS encoding SURF1 family protein, whose product MNIFSSLITSRIVATLSALVVIVVGCGAGVWQLKRAEQKIRLGESLSAKLQMPVLNANADSLTLEQASERRILARGRFIQDQAIWLDNRPRPIPEGGTGAAGQSGFYVMMPLKLDGQDLVLWVNRGWAPRNNENRIELPPVKTVSEVVTVEGVAFPHPGRVYELGKKDATQASPRIEQNFDLGLEAQSHEWKQLPFIVRESSSSKEDGLLRNWPSPTNGVDRHYAYAFQWFALALTGFLFWLINGLMKYRRELAVNGDRG is encoded by the coding sequence GTGAATATTTTTTCTAGCTTAATTACTAGTCGTATAGTTGCTACATTATCAGCTCTTGTGGTGATTGTAGTTGGCTGCGGCGCTGGTGTTTGGCAGTTAAAGCGAGCAGAGCAAAAGATTCGCTTGGGTGAATCTTTAAGTGCAAAACTACAAATGCCCGTTCTGAATGCTAATGCCGATAGCTTGACCCTAGAGCAGGCTTCAGAGCGCCGAATTTTAGCTCGTGGACGGTTCATTCAAGATCAGGCGATTTGGCTGGATAACCGTCCTCGCCCCATTCCTGAGGGTGGTACTGGCGCTGCAGGACAATCCGGTTTTTATGTGATGATGCCTTTGAAATTGGATGGCCAAGACCTTGTACTTTGGGTTAACCGAGGTTGGGCTCCTCGTAATAACGAAAATCGTATTGAGTTACCCCCAGTTAAAACGGTAAGTGAAGTGGTGACTGTTGAAGGGGTTGCATTCCCTCACCCCGGAAGGGTTTATGAGTTGGGAAAAAAGGACGCTACGCAAGCAAGTCCTCGGATTGAGCAAAATTTTGATTTGGGTCTTGAGGCTCAAAGCCATGAATGGAAGCAACTTCCATTCATCGTTCGAGAGTCCAGTTCTTCGAAAGAGGATGGTTTGCTAAGAAATTGGCCCTCTCCAACAAATGGAGTCGATCGCCATTATGCTTATGCATTCCAGTGGTTTGCTTTGGCATTGACTGGATTTTTATTTTGGCTCATTAATGGGCTCATGAAATATCGGCGAGAGCTTGCTGTGAATGGAGATAGAGGGTGA
- a CDS encoding twin transmembrane helix small protein: MKWVIPIALLIIVGSLGSALYFMMKDKGRSSRMVQSLMLRIGLSIVLFLGILIAHYFGYIEATGVRVGTN, translated from the coding sequence ATGAAATGGGTTATTCCGATTGCACTGCTAATCATTGTTGGAAGCTTAGGCTCAGCACTCTACTTCATGATGAAAGATAAGGGTCGCAGCTCAAGAATGGTTCAGTCACTTATGTTACGTATTGGACTGTCAATCGTACTCTTCTTGGGAATTCTCATTGCCCACTACTTTGGTTATATCGAAGCTACTGGTGTGCGAGTGGGAACAAACTAA
- a CDS encoding cytochrome c oxidase subunit 3 — protein sequence MSSNSTPYYFVPGLSGHPAAAALGLLAFTAGMSGWVNHAAWGGPVTAVGVLWVLFVLYNWFGDTIAESNSGKNGVNVDISYRWSMAWFIFSEIMFFGAFFAALFYARNIAMPWMGDVESKLLWPNFQAVWPNDGPAGLVEKFTTMGPWPIPTINTLLLLSSGVTVTYAHHAIRENHMKKAINGLAATVGLGMIFLGFQMYEYYHAYHALNLKLTSGVYGSTFFMLTGFHGFHVFLGGLMLAIVLRRMMRGDFTAENHFAFEGAAWYWHFVDVVWLGLYIAVYWM from the coding sequence ATGTCATCCAATTCAACCCCTTACTATTTTGTTCCCGGACTATCCGGTCATCCGGCTGCAGCTGCCCTGGGATTACTCGCCTTTACTGCTGGTATGTCTGGCTGGGTAAATCACGCAGCTTGGGGTGGCCCAGTAACTGCAGTCGGTGTGCTTTGGGTGTTATTTGTTCTTTACAACTGGTTTGGAGACACTATTGCCGAATCCAACTCCGGCAAGAATGGCGTGAACGTCGATATTTCTTATCGTTGGTCGATGGCGTGGTTCATCTTCTCTGAGATTATGTTCTTCGGCGCATTCTTTGCTGCATTGTTCTATGCGCGCAATATTGCGATGCCTTGGATGGGTGATGTGGAAAGCAAATTACTTTGGCCTAATTTTCAAGCTGTTTGGCCTAATGATGGTCCTGCTGGTTTGGTAGAGAAATTCACCACTATGGGTCCATGGCCCATTCCAACTATTAATACTTTATTGCTTTTGTCTTCTGGTGTGACAGTAACTTACGCTCACCACGCGATTCGTGAAAACCACATGAAGAAAGCGATCAACGGCTTAGCTGCTACCGTTGGCCTTGGCATGATCTTTTTGGGTTTTCAGATGTATGAGTATTACCATGCATATCATGCTTTGAACTTGAAGTTAACTTCAGGCGTTTATGGTTCAACCTTCTTTATGCTGACCGGTTTCCATGGGTTCCACGTATTCCTTGGCGGCTTGATGCTAGCGATTGTTTTGCGTCGTATGATGCGCGGTGACTTTACTGCTGAAAATCATTTTGCTTTTGAAGGTGCTGCTTGGTATTGGCACTTCGTTGACGTAGTTTGGCTTGGTCTGTACATCGCTGTTTACTGGATGTAA
- a CDS encoding DUF2970 domain-containing protein, producing the protein MSKKSSFTQSMIAVLWAFLGVRKKSGLQEDVASLSFVHIVIAGVLGALIFMGILLLIVKAVVSH; encoded by the coding sequence ATGAGTAAGAAAAGTTCATTTACGCAATCGATGATCGCGGTCTTGTGGGCCTTTTTAGGTGTGCGTAAAAAATCAGGTTTGCAGGAAGATGTTGCTTCATTAAGTTTTGTCCACATTGTTATTGCGGGAGTTTTAGGCGCCTTGATTTTTATGGGCATACTCCTTTTGATAGTTAAAGCAGTTGTGTCCCATTGA
- a CDS encoding cytochrome c oxidase assembly protein, with product MSAIASVNRQILLKLLIASVMMFGFGYALVPMYKALCEVTGINVVTSKNDYGIRAYSANKVGNTQVDYSRKVTIEFDSNSRGPFTFRPVKNYLEVHPGEMTEIVYEVTNNLNRSVEAQAIPSYAPKSAMEFFTKLECFCFQQQTLVAHEMKKMPVVFVIDAGLPADVKTITLSYTFFELGIGQQPAGSTTPKSKSAS from the coding sequence ATGTCTGCTATTGCCTCCGTTAACCGCCAAATCTTGCTGAAGCTCTTGATAGCTTCTGTCATGATGTTTGGTTTTGGTTACGCACTAGTACCAATGTATAAAGCCTTGTGTGAGGTGACCGGTATTAATGTGGTCACCAGCAAGAACGATTATGGTATTCGTGCCTACAGTGCAAATAAGGTTGGCAATACTCAGGTCGACTATTCTCGTAAGGTGACTATTGAGTTTGACTCCAATAGCCGTGGGCCTTTTACGTTCCGCCCGGTGAAGAACTACTTGGAAGTACATCCAGGCGAGATGACGGAGATCGTTTACGAGGTCACGAATAATTTAAACCGCTCTGTTGAGGCCCAAGCAATTCCAAGTTATGCGCCGAAAAGTGCCATGGAGTTTTTTACCAAATTAGAGTGTTTTTGTTTTCAGCAGCAAACCTTGGTAGCTCATGAAATGAAGAAGATGCCGGTGGTATTTGTTATTGACGCAGGCTTACCGGCTGATGTGAAAACGATTACTTTGTCCTATACCTTTTTTGAGTTGGGTATTGGTCAGCAGCCAGCTGGCTCAACAACACCTAAATCAAAGTCAGCATCATGA
- a CDS encoding cytochrome oxidase small assembly protein, with product MLQESKVAAHKSQSASNRRLGFILFSAALVFFLGILIKRGLLG from the coding sequence ATGCTGCAGGAATCTAAAGTAGCCGCACACAAATCCCAATCTGCCAGTAATCGCAGATTGGGCTTTATTCTTTTCAGTGCCGCTCTTGTGTTCTTTCTAGGCATCCTGATTAAACGGGGCTTATTAGGTTAA
- the ctaD gene encoding cytochrome c oxidase subunit I codes for MSTISTTHDHAHDHAHDDHTPHGWRRWLFATNHKDIGTMYLIFSFISLLAGGVMALGIRLELFQPGLQFLRPEFFNQLTTMHGLVMVFGAIMPAFVGFANWMIPLQIGASDMAFARMNNFSFWILPVAACLLFGSFLAPGGAPAGGWTLYAPLTSQMGPGLDMAIFALHLLGASSIMGSINIIVTILNMRAPGLTLMKMPMFCWTWLITAYLLIAVMPVLAGAITMVLTDRHFGTSFFSAVGGGDPIMFQHIFWFFGHPEVYIMILPAFGIVSEIIPAFSRKTLFGYSSMVYATASIAILSFIVWAHHMFATGMPVTGQLFFMYATMLIAVPTGVKIFNWVATMWKGSMTFETPMLWSVGFIFVFTMGGFTGLILALAPIDIGLQDTYYVVAHFHYVLVAGSLFAMFAGFYYWCPKWTGFMANETRGKIHFWTSMIFFNITFFPMHFLGLAGMPRRYADYPTQFADFNTIASIGALGFGLSQVFFLLFVVLPAYSGKGEKASMKPWDGAKGLEWTIPSPAPHHTFEAPPTTAELNAAGI; via the coding sequence ATGAGCACGATTTCAACTACCCACGATCACGCACACGACCATGCGCATGATGACCATACGCCACATGGCTGGCGCCGTTGGTTGTTTGCAACTAACCATAAAGATATTGGTACGATGTACCTGATCTTCTCGTTTATCAGCTTACTAGCTGGTGGTGTGATGGCTCTAGGTATTCGTTTGGAGTTGTTTCAGCCAGGCCTGCAGTTTTTACGCCCAGAGTTTTTCAACCAGTTAACCACCATGCACGGTCTGGTAATGGTGTTCGGCGCGATCATGCCGGCCTTCGTTGGATTTGCAAACTGGATGATTCCTTTACAAATCGGTGCATCCGATATGGCTTTTGCTCGCATGAACAACTTTAGCTTCTGGATTTTGCCGGTGGCTGCTTGTTTGTTGTTTGGTTCATTCTTGGCTCCTGGTGGTGCTCCTGCTGGTGGTTGGACTTTATATGCTCCACTCACATCGCAAATGGGCCCAGGTTTGGATATGGCCATCTTTGCACTTCACTTGTTGGGTGCTTCTTCAATCATGGGCTCGATTAACATCATCGTGACCATCTTGAATATGCGCGCGCCTGGCTTGACTTTGATGAAGATGCCAATGTTCTGTTGGACATGGTTGATCACTGCTTACTTGTTGATTGCTGTTATGCCGGTATTGGCAGGAGCGATCACCATGGTTTTGACAGATCGTCACTTCGGCACTTCTTTCTTCTCCGCAGTTGGCGGTGGTGATCCAATTATGTTCCAGCATATCTTCTGGTTCTTTGGTCATCCAGAGGTTTACATCATGATTCTTCCAGCATTCGGAATCGTGAGCGAAATCATTCCTGCTTTCTCAAGAAAAACTTTGTTTGGTTATAGCTCAATGGTTTATGCAACTGCATCCATTGCAATCTTGTCATTCATCGTTTGGGCTCATCATATGTTTGCAACTGGTATGCCGGTAACTGGTCAGCTGTTCTTTATGTATGCCACGATGTTGATTGCAGTTCCAACAGGCGTAAAGATTTTCAACTGGGTTGCAACCATGTGGAAGGGTTCCATGACCTTTGAAACCCCGATGTTGTGGTCAGTTGGGTTTATATTTGTATTTACCATGGGTGGTTTTACCGGTTTGATCTTGGCGTTGGCGCCAATTGATATTGGTTTGCAAGACACGTATTACGTGGTTGCCCACTTCCATTATGTTTTGGTAGCTGGCTCCTTATTTGCGATGTTTGCTGGTTTTTACTACTGGTGTCCAAAGTGGACTGGCTTCATGGCTAATGAAACTCGTGGCAAGATCCACTTCTGGACTTCCATGATTTTCTTCAATATCACTTTCTTCCCAATGCACTTCCTGGGCTTAGCAGGTATGCCACGTCGTTATGCTGACTACCCGACGCAGTTTGCTGACTTTAATACGATCGCATCGATTGGCGCACTCGGATTTGGTTTATCCCAAGTTTTCTTCTTGCTGTTTGTTGTTCTGCCAGCCTATAGTGGCAAGGGTGAAAAAGCATCTATGAAGCCATGGGATGGTGCTAAAGGTTTGGAATGGACAATACCTTCACCAGCGCCACACCACACATTTGAAGCACCTCCAACTACTGCAGAGCTAAATGCTGCAGGAATCTAA